A genomic segment from Dietzia psychralcaliphila encodes:
- a CDS encoding diacylglycerol kinase: MSIKVVEWSTGYLGRMAVEAIEARPELELVGVFVSDPAKVGVDAGRLAGMDRDLGVVATDDRAALLALSPDVVVYTAETETRFMGAIEDFTEFLRAGIDVVASGPVLLQYPHGTLPEEMIDALAAAGRDGGATLHVNGIDPGFANDVLPLVMTSLSRRIDLIRVGEIADYSVYHQGETMRRLFGFGRTMDTLPPLLRPGMLAAGWGSVVRQLAAALEVTLDEPLIERHERLPADRDLSLLACEVPAGTQAALRFEVVGQVDGEDRIVLEHVTRTAVDQAPDWPRPDHGDGCYRIEIQGEPTMRVEFTHHAEHGDHNESGMLVTAMRLVNAVEAVVAADPGLVYAKDLPMITGRGLMKR, from the coding sequence GTGTCGATCAAGGTAGTGGAATGGTCGACGGGGTATCTGGGCCGGATGGCGGTCGAGGCGATCGAGGCCCGACCCGAGCTGGAGTTGGTGGGCGTCTTCGTCTCCGACCCCGCCAAGGTCGGCGTCGACGCGGGTCGGCTCGCCGGTATGGATCGCGACCTGGGCGTGGTGGCGACTGACGACCGCGCAGCGCTACTCGCACTGTCGCCGGACGTGGTGGTCTACACCGCCGAGACCGAGACCCGCTTCATGGGTGCGATCGAGGACTTCACCGAATTCCTGCGGGCCGGCATCGACGTGGTGGCCTCCGGCCCGGTGCTGCTCCAGTACCCGCACGGGACCCTCCCGGAGGAGATGATCGACGCGCTCGCGGCCGCCGGTCGCGACGGCGGCGCGACACTGCACGTCAACGGAATCGACCCGGGCTTCGCCAATGACGTCCTACCGCTGGTCATGACCAGCCTGTCCCGGCGCATCGACCTGATCCGGGTGGGAGAGATCGCCGACTATTCGGTGTACCACCAGGGTGAGACCATGCGGAGGCTGTTCGGCTTCGGCCGGACCATGGACACCCTCCCGCCCTTGTTGCGACCGGGGATGCTCGCCGCCGGCTGGGGATCGGTGGTCCGACAACTCGCCGCCGCGTTGGAGGTGACCCTCGATGAGCCGCTGATCGAGCGTCACGAGCGGTTGCCCGCCGACCGCGACCTGTCACTGCTGGCGTGCGAGGTCCCGGCCGGGACGCAGGCGGCACTGCGGTTCGAGGTGGTGGGACAGGTCGACGGCGAGGACCGCATCGTGCTGGAGCACGTCACCCGCACGGCCGTCGACCAGGCGCCGGACTGGCCCCGGCCCGACCACGGGGACGGCTGCTACCGCATAGAGATCCAGGGCGAACCGACGATGCGCGTGGAGTTCACCCACCACGCCGAGCACGGCGACCACAACGAATCCGGCATGCTCGTCACCGCGATGAGGCTGGTCAACGCCGTCGAGGCCGTGGTCGCAGCGGACCCCGGGCTGGTATACGCAAAGGACCTGCCGATGATCACCGGGCGTGGCTTAATGAAAAGATGA
- the ctaD gene encoding cytochrome c oxidase subunit I, producing the protein MMTTTDHKLLGLMYIVTCFVFFFIGGLMALLIRAELFLPGMQFLSNEQFNQLFTMHGTIMLLFYGTPIVVGFANYIMPLQIGAPDVAFPRLNALGYWLFTVGGIVVMSGFLTPGGAAAFGWTMYMPLASQEYSPQVSADLWILGVGIGGIGTILGAVNFVTTIICLRAPGMTMFRMPVFTWNILVTSVLILLIFPLLTAAALGVFYDRQFGGRIFSAGNGGSILWQHLFWFFGHPEVYVLALPFFGIITEILPVFSRKPLFGYAGLVFATLAIAALSMAVWAHHMFVTGAVLLPFFSFMTFLIAVPTGVKFFNWIGTMWRGKMTFETPMIFALGFLVSFLFGGLTGIMLAAAPIDFHVHDSYFVVAHFHYVLFGTIVFATFAGVYFWFPKMTGRMLDETLGKWHFWLLFIGFHTTFLVQHWLGNQGMARRYADYLATDNFTVLNQISTVGSFILGIAMLPFIWNVIKSWRYGEIVTADDPWGAGNSLEWATSCPPPRHNFVTLPRIRSERPAFELHYPHMSERMRAEAHVGGRPDSQDPDSSKDVAQRGTSPQRG; encoded by the coding sequence ATGATGACGACGACCGATCACAAGCTGCTCGGCCTGATGTACATCGTCACCTGTTTCGTCTTCTTCTTCATCGGCGGGCTCATGGCCCTGCTCATCCGGGCGGAGTTGTTCCTCCCAGGCATGCAGTTCCTGTCGAACGAGCAGTTCAACCAGCTGTTCACCATGCACGGCACGATCATGCTGCTGTTCTACGGAACGCCGATCGTGGTGGGGTTCGCGAACTACATCATGCCGCTGCAGATCGGCGCCCCCGACGTCGCGTTCCCGCGACTGAACGCCCTGGGCTACTGGCTGTTCACCGTCGGCGGCATCGTTGTGATGTCCGGCTTCCTGACCCCGGGCGGGGCCGCCGCGTTCGGCTGGACCATGTACATGCCGCTGGCGAGCCAGGAGTACTCGCCGCAGGTCAGCGCGGACCTGTGGATCCTCGGCGTGGGCATCGGCGGTATCGGTACCATCCTCGGCGCCGTCAACTTCGTCACCACGATCATCTGCCTCCGCGCGCCGGGCATGACCATGTTCCGCATGCCGGTCTTCACATGGAACATCCTCGTGACGTCCGTACTGATCCTCCTGATCTTCCCGCTGCTCACCGCCGCCGCCCTCGGCGTCTTCTACGACCGCCAGTTCGGTGGTCGCATCTTCTCCGCCGGGAACGGAGGCTCGATCCTGTGGCAGCACCTGTTCTGGTTCTTCGGTCACCCCGAGGTGTACGTCCTGGCGCTGCCGTTCTTCGGGATCATCACCGAGATCCTGCCGGTGTTCTCCCGCAAGCCGCTCTTCGGCTACGCCGGACTCGTCTTCGCGACCCTCGCGATCGCCGCGCTGTCCATGGCGGTCTGGGCACACCACATGTTCGTCACCGGTGCCGTCCTGCTGCCGTTCTTCTCCTTCATGACGTTCCTCATCGCCGTTCCCACGGGTGTGAAGTTCTTCAACTGGATCGGCACCATGTGGCGCGGGAAGATGACGTTCGAGACGCCGATGATCTTCGCCCTGGGGTTCCTGGTGTCCTTCCTCTTCGGTGGTCTGACCGGCATCATGCTGGCCGCGGCGCCGATCGACTTCCACGTGCACGACTCGTACTTCGTGGTGGCGCACTTCCACTACGTGCTGTTCGGCACGATCGTGTTCGCCACGTTCGCCGGCGTGTACTTCTGGTTCCCCAAGATGACGGGCCGGATGCTCGACGAGACGCTGGGCAAGTGGCACTTCTGGCTGCTGTTCATCGGCTTCCACACCACGTTCCTCGTGCAGCACTGGCTGGGCAACCAGGGCATGGCCCGCCGTTACGCCGACTATCTTGCGACGGACAACTTCACTGTCCTCAACCAGATCTCGACGGTCGGTTCGTTCATCCTCGGGATCGCGATGCTGCCGTTCATCTGGAACGTCATCAAGAGCTGGCGGTACGGCGAGATCGTCACGGCCGACGACCCGTGGGGCGCGGGCAACTCGCTCGAGTGGGCGACCTCGTGCCCGCCGCCGCGTCACAACTTCGTGACGCTGCCCCGGATCCGCTCCGAGCGCCCGGCGTTCGAGCTGCACTACCCGCACATGAGTGAGCGGATGCGCGCGGAGGCCCACGTCGGCGGTCGGCCGGACTCCCAGGATCCTGACTCGTCGAAGGATGTCGCACAGCGCGGAACCTCCCCGCAGAGGGGCTGA
- a CDS encoding esterase/lipase family protein: protein MNIERAARASRAAAASLAAAALVLTSAGAAHATDPTARAPIPVPYSFLTGAAMAITQPGATLPGANDWNCRPSPAKPRPVVLVHGTAGGAVTNWATFGPLLRNEGYCVFVLTYGALPGTPWPVNELGGLSDIAEVSVPQVGEFVDRVLATTGAEQVDLVGHSQGTIVSGLVAKVGRPGKVNTVASIAPLWEGSGGGMRRSLDGLPGVSDQLGQIPALSQMSPGSEVLQLLWSGGSPYAPGVRYLNAVTRYDQLVTPYTSGLVPGPMTTNVVIQDGCEQNQAEHLAIASDPRTADFVLNALDPANPRAPRCEAIAPYLGPIPVLPGS, encoded by the coding sequence ATGAACATAGAGCGCGCCGCCCGCGCCTCACGCGCCGCGGCGGCCTCGCTGGCCGCTGCAGCCCTCGTGCTGACGAGCGCGGGCGCCGCCCACGCCACGGACCCGACCGCCCGGGCGCCGATCCCCGTGCCCTACAGCTTCCTCACCGGCGCCGCCATGGCGATCACGCAGCCGGGGGCCACGCTGCCGGGCGCGAACGACTGGAACTGTCGTCCCTCGCCCGCCAAGCCCCGTCCGGTGGTCCTGGTCCACGGCACCGCCGGCGGCGCCGTGACCAACTGGGCGACCTTCGGGCCGCTGCTGCGCAACGAGGGCTACTGCGTCTTCGTGCTGACCTACGGTGCGCTGCCGGGCACCCCGTGGCCGGTCAATGAGCTGGGCGGGTTGTCCGACATCGCCGAGGTCTCGGTGCCGCAGGTCGGAGAGTTCGTCGACCGGGTGTTGGCGACCACCGGGGCCGAGCAGGTCGACCTGGTGGGTCACTCGCAGGGCACCATCGTCTCGGGTCTGGTGGCGAAGGTCGGACGCCCGGGCAAGGTGAACACCGTCGCCTCGATTGCCCCGCTGTGGGAGGGCTCGGGTGGGGGTATGCGCAGGTCTCTGGACGGCCTTCCAGGAGTCTCGGACCAACTGGGTCAGATCCCCGCCCTGTCCCAGATGTCCCCGGGCTCCGAGGTTCTACAACTGTTGTGGAGTGGTGGGTCGCCCTACGCCCCCGGAGTGCGCTACCTCAACGCGGTGACCCGATACGACCAGCTGGTCACGCCCTACACCTCGGGTCTGGTGCCCGGACCTATGACGACCAACGTGGTGATCCAGGACGGCTGCGAACAGAACCAGGCCGAGCACCTGGCGATCGCCTCCGATCCGCGCACGGCCGACTTCGTGCTCAACGCGCTCGATCCCGCCAACCCTCGTGCGCCGCGCTGCGAGGCGATCGCCCCGTACCTCGGTCCGATCCCGGTCCTTCCGGGCTCATGA
- a CDS encoding Crp/Fnr family transcriptional regulator, with protein sequence MTAHGDDSGLAGSTLFASLPPRCRAYLTDSSRTVEARPGSTVQLAGESVSRLTLIASGALHVIREDRSGHQRHVRILGPGRHLGLVEFALGCSARHSVVAAEATTLITVSHDALRAAAAACPVLNDSISRALAEKVVECEQHLDWLTSEDVSTRLVAYLLSLPATPGRDGRSHVRLPMSQSDLASHLGTTPETLSRRLHDLIDSGAIERVARREFVLENGRLTRY encoded by the coding sequence ATGACCGCTCACGGGGACGACTCCGGGCTCGCCGGTTCCACACTGTTCGCCTCGTTGCCGCCGCGCTGCCGGGCCTACCTGACCGACTCCTCCCGGACTGTCGAGGCGCGACCCGGTTCCACGGTGCAGCTGGCCGGGGAGTCGGTGAGCCGCCTGACGCTGATCGCCTCCGGCGCCCTGCACGTCATCCGGGAGGACCGGTCCGGTCACCAGCGGCATGTCAGGATTCTCGGGCCCGGCCGTCATCTCGGCCTGGTGGAGTTCGCACTCGGCTGCTCCGCCCGCCACAGCGTCGTCGCCGCCGAGGCGACCACGCTGATCACCGTCTCACACGACGCCCTGCGCGCAGCGGCCGCCGCGTGCCCGGTCCTCAACGACTCGATCTCACGCGCCCTTGCCGAGAAGGTGGTCGAGTGCGAACAACATCTCGATTGGCTCACCTCGGAGGACGTGTCGACGCGGCTGGTCGCCTACCTTCTCTCACTGCCTGCCACGCCCGGCCGGGACGGTCGCTCCCATGTCCGACTACCGATGTCCCAGTCCGATCTCGCGTCGCACCTGGGGACCACGCCGGAGACGTTGAGCCGTCGCCTCCACGATCTCATCGACTCCGGTGCGATCGAGCGG